The following is a genomic window from Pseudomonas purpurea.
ACTATCGGCAAAACGGTGTTACAACCAATAGAGCCCACAGTGGGTAAAAAAGGTCCGCGGAGTCAACCTTATTTAACAAGGCTGACTGCGGATGTACTGGATGATACTCCAGTGATGGAGTCTGTTGCAGAGGGAGTTGGGTATGTCAGGCGTCAAGATCAATGGCAAGGTCAAGTGGTTTAACAACGCCAAGGGTTACGGTTTCATCAATGAGGACGGCAAAACTGAAGATTTGTTCGCCCATTACTCGGCCATTCAGATGGACGGCTACAAAACCCTGAAAGCCGGCCAGCCCGTGAGCTTCGAGATCATTCAGGGCCCCAAGGGCCTGCATGCCGTGAATATCGGCAGCGCCGCCGCCAAGGAAATCCAGCCGATTGCCATTGCCACCACGCAACACACCGTTACGGCTTAACGTAGAACCAAACATCCAGTCATAAAAAAACCGGCCGACTCAAGGGATTGAGTTGGCCGGCTTCGTTTAGAGCCGATCAGCTTACATGTGAGAGATCAGCGCATCACCGAACGCGGAAGAAGACAGCAGCTTGGCGCCGTCCATCAGACGCTCGAAGTCATAGGTCACGGTCTTGGCCGAGATAGCACCGTTGGTGCCCTTGATGATCAGGTCGGCCGCTTCGGTCCAGCCCATGTGGCGCAGCATCATTTCAGCAGACAGGATCAGCGAACCCGGGTTCACCTGGTCTTTGCCGGCGTATTTTGGCGCAGTACCGTGGGTCGCTTCGAACATGGCCACGGTGTCGGACAGGTTGGCACCTGGCGCGATACCAATGCCACCCACTTCAGCCGCCAGGGCGTCGGACAGGTAGTCGCCGTTCAGGTTCAGGGTCGCGATCACATCGTATTCGGTCGGGCGCAGCAGGATCTGCTGGAGCATGGCGTCCGCGATGGCATCCTTGACGATGACGTTCTTGCCGGTTTTCGGGTTCTTGAACTGCATCCACGGACCACCGTCGAGCAGGGTGGCGCCGAACTCTTGCGCCGCCACTTCGTAGGGCCCACTCCTTGAAGGCACCTTCGGTGAACTTCATGATGTTGCCTTTGTGGACGATGGTCAGCGAATCGCGATCATTGTCGACCACATATTGCAGGGCCTTGCGTGCCAGGCGCTTGGTGCCTTCCAGGGAAACCGGCTTGACGCCGATGCCGCAGTTTTCGTCGAAACGGATCTTGGTGACGCCCATTTCTTCTTTGAGGAACTTGATGACCTTGGTCGCTTCCGGCGAACCGGCCTTCCACTCGATACCGGCGTAGATGTCTTCCGAGTTCTCACGGAAGATCGTCATGTCGACGTCGCCTGGCTTCTTGACCGGGCTAGGCACGCCTTCGAACCAGCGCACCGGGCGCAGGCACACATAAAGGTCGAGTTGCTGGCGCAGGGCAACGTTCAGCGAACGGATGCCGCCACCGACCGGCGTGGTCAATGGGCCCTTGATGGAAACTACGTAATCCTTGACTGCATCCAGGGTTTCCTGAGGCAGCCAGGTGTCCTGATCGTAAACCTGAGTAGCTTTTTCCCCGGCGTAGACTTCCATCCAGGAAATTTTGCGCTCGCCGCCGTAAGCTTTCTTAACAGCAGCATCGACAACCTTGATCATGACCGGGCTGATATCAACGCCAATACCATCACCTTCGATAAAAGGGATGATCGGGTTGTTAGGAACATTGAGAGAATGGTCTGCATTGACGGTGATTTTGTCGCCGACTGCTGGAACCTGAATCTTCTTGTATCCCATGCTGAACTCCGTTTTGTGGATTGAACATCTGGCTGCGTCCGAGCGTACCCCAGTTGAATCTGGACGGGAACCTCATGTTCCACCGATCTGCCGCGAGGCGGTACAGTTCGCGGCCTACAAGCCTGAAAGCAAAGGGAAAAGCGCCAAACTTGAGCACATCCGGCGACTCTACGCCCCACGCCTGCCTGCGACCTTTAGACCAATGGACGAGAGCGGTTTCCCATGAACCATCGGCGTTTTGCCAGCGACCTATGTATAATGCCGCCGCTGACCACAGAGTCACGACGGCCGACCGCTCTAGCACAAGACCTTGGGCCTGAAAAAGCCGGGCTGTTACCGCAGTCCACCCGCTTGACGCTCGACTGATGCACCCAACATCACCGCGAAGACAACTCGACAATTCGGCTCATGGATGACTTTGAACGAACGCGCTTACCCAGCGCACCTCGAGTTTCTGCGCACGCTTTAGCAAAGAAGAGAGTTAATCCGAATATGCCCACCCGCTCGAAGATCATCTATACCTTCACCGACGAAGCTCCCGCCCTCGCCACCTATTCGCTGTTGCCTATCGTTGAAGCGTTCACCGCTTGCGCCGATATCGCCGTGGAAACCCGCGACATCTCGCTGGCTGGGCGCATCCTGGCCAGCTTCCCCGAGCAATTGGGTGACAAAGCCGTAGCCGACCACCTCGCCGAACTGGGCGACCTGGCCGTTACGCCTGAAGCCAACATCATCAAGCTGCCGAACATCAGCGCTTCGGTTCCCCAGTTGCAGGCTGCGATCAAAGAGCTGCAAGCCCAGGGCTTTGCACTACCGGACTACCCGGAAACCGTCACCAGCGACGCTGACAAGGACGCCAAGTCCCGCTACGACAAGATCAAGGGCAGCGCGGTCAACCCGGTGCTGCGTGAAGGCAACTCCGATCGTCGCGCGCCGCTGTCGGTCAAGAACTACGCTCGCAAGCACCCGCACAAAATGGGTGCCTGGGCTGCGGACTCCAAGTCCCACGTCGCCCACATGAGCACCGGCGATTTCTACGGCAGCGAAAAAGCTGCCCTGATCGACGCCGCTGACGCTGTCAAAATCGAACTGATCGCCCGGGATGGCAGCACCACCGTCCTGAAAGAAAAAACCACCGTGCAAGTCGGTGAGATCCTCGATTGCGCCGTGCTGAGCAAAAACGCCCTGCGCAGCTTCATCGCCGCCGAAATCGAAGACGCCAAGCAAAAAGGCGTGCTGCTGTCGGTTCACCTGAAAGCCACCATGATGAAGGTTTCCGACCCGATCATGTTCGGCCAGATCGTTGCCGAGTTCTATAAAGACGCGCTGGCCAAGCACGCTGACGTGCTGGCACAGATCGGTTTCAATCTGAACAATGGCATCGGCGACCTGTACGCCCGCATCAAGGCGTTGCCTGCCGAACAGCAAGCCGAGATCGAAGCGGACATCCAGGCGGTCTACGCCGTTCGTCCGTCGCTGGCGATGGTCAACTCCGACAAAGGCATCACCAACCTGCACGTGCCGAGCGACGTGATCGTCGACGCCTCGATGCCGGCCATGATTCGTGACTCCGGCAAAATGTGGGGCACCGACGGTCAACTGCACGACACCAAGGCCGTGATCCCGGATCGCTGCTACGCCACCATCTACCAGGCGGTAATCGAAGACTGCAAGAAACACGGCGCCTTCGACCCCACCACCATGGGCAGCGTGCCAAACGTTGGCCTGATGGCGAAAAAAGCCGAAGAGTACGGCTCCCACGACAAGACCTTCCAGATCAAGGCTGACGGCGTGGTTCGCGTTTCCGACGGCGCCGGTCGCACCCTGCTGGAGCAACCGGTTGAAGCCGGCGACATCTTCCGCATGTGCCAGACCAAAGACGCGCCGATCCAGGACTGGGTCAAACTGGCCGTCAACCGCGCCCGCGCCAGCAGCACGCCCGCCATTTTCTGGCTGGACCCAATGCGCGCCCACGACGGCGTGGTGATCGAGAAAGTTCAGGCGTACCTGAAGGATCACGACACCGCAGGCCTGGAAATCCGCATCATGTCGCCAGTCGACGCGATGAAGTTCACCCTGGACCGCACTCGCGAAGGCCTCGACACCATCTCGGTGACCGGTAACGTACTGCGTGATTACCTGACTGACCTGTTCCCGATCATGGAACTGGGCACCAGCGCCAAGATGCTGTCGATCGTGCCGCTGATGAACGGCGGTGGCCTGTTCGAAACCGGCGCTGGCGGTTCGGCACCAAAACACGTTCAACAGCTACTGGAAGAAAACTTCCTGCGCTGGGATTCCCTGGGCGAGTTCCTGGCCCTGGCCGCTTCCCTTGAGCACCTGGGTGTGACGTACAACAACCCTAAGGCGCTGGTTTTGGCCAAGACCCTGGACCAGGCCACCGGCCAGTTCCTGGACAACAACAAGTCGCCATCGCGTAAAGTCGGCAACATCGACAACCGCGGCAGCCA
Proteins encoded in this region:
- a CDS encoding NADP-dependent isocitrate dehydrogenase; amino-acid sequence: MPTRSKIIYTFTDEAPALATYSLLPIVEAFTACADIAVETRDISLAGRILASFPEQLGDKAVADHLAELGDLAVTPEANIIKLPNISASVPQLQAAIKELQAQGFALPDYPETVTSDADKDAKSRYDKIKGSAVNPVLREGNSDRRAPLSVKNYARKHPHKMGAWAADSKSHVAHMSTGDFYGSEKAALIDAADAVKIELIARDGSTTVLKEKTTVQVGEILDCAVLSKNALRSFIAAEIEDAKQKGVLLSVHLKATMMKVSDPIMFGQIVAEFYKDALAKHADVLAQIGFNLNNGIGDLYARIKALPAEQQAEIEADIQAVYAVRPSLAMVNSDKGITNLHVPSDVIVDASMPAMIRDSGKMWGTDGQLHDTKAVIPDRCYATIYQAVIEDCKKHGAFDPTTMGSVPNVGLMAKKAEEYGSHDKTFQIKADGVVRVSDGAGRTLLEQPVEAGDIFRMCQTKDAPIQDWVKLAVNRARASSTPAIFWLDPMRAHDGVVIEKVQAYLKDHDTAGLEIRIMSPVDAMKFTLDRTREGLDTISVTGNVLRDYLTDLFPIMELGTSAKMLSIVPLMNGGGLFETGAGGSAPKHVQQLLEENFLRWDSLGEFLALAASLEHLGVTYNNPKALVLAKTLDQATGQFLDNNKSPSRKVGNIDNRGSHFYLALYWAQALAAQAEDTTLQAQFSQLAKTLTENEASIVAELNAVQGKPVEIGGYYHADAALISKAMRPSNTFNAAIAALA
- the cspD gene encoding cold shock domain-containing protein CspD encodes the protein MSGVKINGKVKWFNNAKGYGFINEDGKTEDLFAHYSAIQMDGYKTLKAGQPVSFEIIQGPKGLHAVNIGSAAAKEIQPIAIATTQHTVTA